The sequence AGTTAAGCATGTTCTTTTGTAACCATCAGTCCATTAGAATGGAAGCATTCAAGGCTGTTTTTAAGGTGAATTTCAGTGCCTCCTTGAATCAATTTCCTGTATTTCTGCTGTTTGTaaccccccaattttttttttattttctacgtATCTTTCTAACCACAAACTCTTTTAACCTTTAGGTGAATTTAAGTGCGTGCCTGAGTCTATTTCCTGCACTTTCATCCCCTTGATACAGCATGGTGAGTAACAAAAGGTAGAGAAAAATGTGCCTCCTTCTGGCCAATGTTGAAATTACATTCTATTTTTGCCTTTTCTGCACCCAGTATGCAGGAAAttattttttgccctttttttggtACACAATGCAGAACAGTAGGAAATTGAGTAGAGAGATGCAACAGggtggcaattaaaaaaaatgacatcctTCTATACATTATCCATAAAAATTTTATACAGTGAAAGTGCACACATTATTTTCATCTTTCCAAGTTCATATTTTACCTTTCTTCCAGCTGCACTTCTATTACTGAAATCTTGAAGCATGTGGTGTGTGTTATTTGACTATAGTATAAGAAGCAAGAGAGCGATACGCACCGGTCACCTGCAGCTGTGTCCGGGCCAGCACGAGTCTCTGCAGGTCCTCCTCCACGTTGATGACGTGTGTGTCCAGCGGTAACTCTGAGGGCTGCAGGAGGGTGGGACTGTAGCGGCCGGAGTCGTACTCCGCCTGACTCTGCTGGATCAAATCCTCCTCTGTTAACACGGCCTCCGGTGCTTCatctttctctccctcctcctctcctcccttcCTCTTCTCAGGACTGCTCCTTCCAGACCGCTCACCCTCTCCTTCATCCAGCCTCTTGGTCCGTCTGTCTCTATCTTCACCTTGCTGAGAGCTGCCCGGCTCCTCATCTGCAGACTCCGCCGCTGTAGGGCTACTGGACAAACCACAAATTGGGTATGTTTCaaatgtaatggatttaaaaGCATCAAGCAATTTGTGATAAggtcattttgaaatattatatattttatagtgcaTTTTCAGGTGATGAtccattttaaaattagtttagaaGTCAAATTTTGAGTCATTAGAGCGGAGTATCTAGATAAAATTATCACATTTTCATGATGTTTCCAGGcctaaatacatataaaaatattttaatatttttatctaatatatttaaaatactacaataaaatatttcctGATATTTGCAGATTTCCTATCACCATGGAATCAGTGACATATTACCATTACTGCTTAGTAGGAAGTATGTTATTGTATatgcatgctttaaaaaaaacattaaaaaaatacagtacacagAATGCAACAATTATCATTTCAAATGATAGTATACTAGTTTGTTACAAAACCACACTTAGTTGCATGTTTAAGGTTGTGTTCAATTTCTATTTCAGAAATATAGTAATTTAGCATTTTTCCGGCCATAAAATCAGCATTTAGATTCAGAGTGgataaagtaattatttaaaaaatattttaggtacATTTCAAGAATAACTTTGGTCATTTGAgattaaagttaaatttaaattttatttagattttgtgcATATAATTGTTTTTCCATCTtggaaatataattattaatagttataaaaaaataaagtttttgtttgtttgttttttacatttctcaGTCAGAATGGTCAGGTGGACGTGAAATCACTCACATGGGCCGCTCATTCTCCGGCTCTTCTTTGATGATGGGGAAAAGTGGTTCGCTCTCCACACCCTGTTCCTGTTTGAGTTTATACAGCTTCTGCCGCAGGACGTCCTGATGCCGTTCTCTcagctcacaaacacacacagaccaatAGGGTAAGATATCACTGAAGTCTAAAAATCCCCAGAGGCCCGTGACAGTTACTAGTGACTAGTCTGGTACGCACCTGGCTCGTGCCATGTAGACCCGCACCTGCTGCAGGAGACTCTCCCAGTAGCCGACGTCCAGGTTGGAGCCTCCGGACTGGATCTTATTCTCGATGTTCATATAGAGAGCCTGAAGCTGACTGTAAGTCTTCCCTTTAAACACGCTCTGCACGTCTGTGCTGACGGATGTGTTTATGCCCTCACGACGGTCACCTGACATGACACCAAAAACAGAGATGGATGAGGGGTTGTGCACTGGACTTtctttaaatatactaaataccATAATGATTAGGTTTGCATAATATTCATATATCCCCATGTAACATTTTCAgagaatacattttcattgtttcatgaatcagaaatcatttcaatatacaaatttgctgctcaaaatcagtcaaaaaacagtagaaagtttaaaagaacagcatttatttgaaaaataaatcttatgtgagattataaatgtatttatttttacaacatttaggTTGTAAACGTAATAGTGCGGGTCGTCACATCACCTGGTCCTTTGCCTGACGCCTCCAGTTTGCGCAATTTGCTGATTTCATCTTCAGTGATGGTGGTCATATCCCTCCAGAAATCCACGTTCTTGCCCTGTTCCAGCTCCATGTACACCTGCAGCCAGAAACACAACCAGATCAAAATCATCATTGAGCTTGTGTAAAAATGACTGTTACTTAACATTAAAATCCTATTTTGTGTAAAGATGTCTGAACTGGCAGCCCAATCGCGTGTTAAAATGATCTCTCTGGTCATCACACACCTTGATGTCCTCCAGCAGGTCGTCCATGTCTGTGGCGGTGAGTCCGTTGAGGAAGGTGTACGGTTCATGCATCTCCACCGACAGATCATCGTCTTCAGCGCTGATGTATTTAGCCAGCAGGTCGATGGGCTTTGCTCGGCCGTCACGGATACGGATCTTAGACCTGCATCACATCACAGAAACGTGTTACAAATGGTCCACATGCATGTATGAAAACACTAAACGTCTGAAGAGCGTGACCTCAGTTTGGCCTGCTGCAGGTGAAAGTTGTCCTCCTGTTCCGCCCACGTTTTGAAATGTTcggcctctttctctctctgcagcaTCTCCAGCTCCTGCTCGCGCATGGACTTCTCCCGCTCTCGCTCCAGACGCAGCTGCTTCACCTGAACACACAGATCTCACACCTTTACTTCACTTCAGTTGCTCTTTACTTCATTTCCCAAATGCAGTTTGGCTGCAGCATTTAAgactttaaataatacaaaaatacaatactttttcgtgagagaacatttaattagAGAAACTAATCAACAGTatattttactatgtttttatatgtttatatataatatacagtggagatcaaaactAAAGTACAACCaacaatttcctaaatttcaaggtcactaCTTAGTCCAATCTGACGAtatcctaacaggagtagaagtagggctgcacaattaatcgaatttctaatcgcaattacaattatgcGCTGCGCTACTTTCTGTTTCAAACagtcatttagacatttatatTCACTTTAGTCTTCACCACAGcacaaaattattaatacttAAAGACTTTTGTTTTAATCTAACCTAAAACATGGCCTATCTATTTATTGACTGATTCCTTATTATTGTTCGTAACACTTAACAGCTTCCATTAACATTAGTCAACGAcacaaattaacatgaaataacaataactgcatttattaatcttagttcatgttaattttaactttcaataatacattataaaatcaaaagttgtgtctgctaatattatttaatggagctAAAATTAACTAATGATAAATAGTTGTATATTTATAaccaacattaacaaataatattaactacTGCAACAATTAGCTATTGCACATCATTAGTTATTTAACCTGCTTTAACTaactttaaataattacataattagccATTAAATAGAGTTTaaagcaaaattattaaaaatctttctgtACTTTCTCTATTCTGATAAATTAAATGATTGTGTTTGTAAATGTCTCCTTATATCCCCTTATTAAGctaaaatacattatttgaaaaatttgCATTGCGCccctagttttttttaatgtgctccTGCTGCTTGGAAAAAAGGTAAGCGGCGAGCCCTGCGCTGAACTCAGTCAAAGCAAGGGCCTCTACACTTGCTACTCATTTCTGACAGCTGTAGCCCTCCAAAGTTTCAGTTGTAATTGTCTTTCGTGATTACTGTtctctaatttaaattattgtgttttccacaaaataaatgttaatgttgaaaTGCCTTTTGTCAAAAATGTTAGTAGAACAGTGGTATACCCacagctaatattccttcaaattttgagcGATGAAGATTACCAATATttcagtgggggaaaaaaatatttatagattgttctctaattttgatttccactgtatatattatacattataaatgtcaaaaaaattgatttatatgCTGTCACATTATATTTTCAAGTAAATGAACTACTGTCCTTATAAgcatttatgtatgtttgttaATAACTATTAGATATATTGCTTTATGGTGCGCCTCCtgtctcctgtttttttttttaatttatcaagtACACATTATATTTCTGAATTCTGTTAATACTTAATTCAATTCTAAAATCAAAATCCCCTTAAAAATTCCCAATTCTATTATGTTTCAGTGTTCAGAAATACTAATAactattcaaactttttttaaatagtatcaCTTTAGTTTACGGTGCCTCCTTTCAGGATAACTAAAAATactagatacatttaaaaaaaaataataataaattgttaaactTGACAGGAGCAccgtaaacaaaaataatatttaaaatttgtttcatttgtctTTATcacttattaacattttaaaatccttACAGGGATTTTTATTTTGGAACTAATTTGAGGAAAGACTTGAtacataagcaaaaaaaaaaaatgaattctcatatatatatatatatatatatatatatatatgtgtgtgtgtgtgtgtgtgtgtgtgtgtgtgtgtgtgtatttttctgtagtaatttttttattacatttcaaaatccaCTTAAAAATCCCCAATTCCTCCCAAAAATGTTTAGTACCTTCTGTAGTTCCCTGCGGTTTTCCTGCTGGATGTGTTTATTTCTCTccttcagatttttttctgacaaaTGCCCGATGCCTTTCTTCTGCAGAGcctgagaaacacacaaacacatacagtagaCGAAGTTTATTTCTGTTAAGTCCCAATCAGACATTCAGTGAAACATCTGCAATATCAACACACATTGGACCTCTGCGATCCATTACATCTCTCTCACCTTCTGCCATTTGAAGGTCCCGAGCAGGTTGTTATCTCCAAACGGGTTGTCGGCGTTGGTGTAGCCCATGTACTCTTCACTCCAGCCCATCTTCTCCCTCTTCTTCCTCTCTTTGGCCTCTTTCTTGGCCAGACGTCTGGCTCTCTTCTCCTCCGGGGTCTCCAGCGCCTTCATCATCTCCTTCTGCTTCTTCTTGTCTTCTTTGGTGGAGGAGGATCCTTGTGTGGTCTTGCCTCCCTGATCAGAGTCAGCAGAGGAGCTCGAGGAGCTCGAGGATCTGGATTCAGAGCGTCTACGTCTGTCTAGATCCCTCTCTCTGCTCTTTCTCCTCCCCCCCTCTCGGCTGGAGCTCCTGCTCTGTCGTCTCCTCCGCTCTCTCTCGCTGCTCCTGCCATCTCTGCCTCTGTTTCGCTCCACGCTGGACTCTGAGCTGgagctcctcctcctgctgctctTTTCATCCTTGTGTTTCTTCTTCGTCTTATGTTTCTTCTGATTATTGCGACTATCACCTGAAGAgcttaaacaaagaaataaaaaatgttgttcacAATCAGCAGTTTTCAATCTTTTAGATGCCACAGATTCCGAAATATAATCATCCTGATGCGAATGACCTCCATCCTAAAATTTCAAAGGCATTCTTATAGTTTCTTATATAAAGGCtcaatttacagtttaaaaaaatatattataatctaaatgtctaaaatataattttaaaactatttattttttagttataattaactactatattaataaatgaaccATTTAGTGTTTCTTAAATTATAACCGGTGTACTCAGCTTAAtatgtttattgattt is a genomic window of Cyprinus carpio isolate SPL01 chromosome B2, ASM1834038v1, whole genome shotgun sequence containing:
- the cactin gene encoding cactin isoform X2, encoding MGSKKHRRSRSRSRSPERSRRHVRSRSPEDRHGRNRSPVKGPRRRARSESGGSRSSGGSAGPSRHRGRESGRSSDSDREHRDTRAPSHRGSRDRDSSSGDSRNNQKKHKTKKKHKDEKSSRRRSSSSESSVERNRGRDGRSSERERRRRQSRSSSREGGRRKSRERDLDRRRRSESRSSSSSSSSADSDQGGKTTQGSSSTKEDKKKQKEMMKALETPEEKRARRLAKKEAKERKKREKMGWSEEYMGYTNADNPFGDNNLLGTFKWQKALQKKGIGHLSEKNLKERNKHIQQENRRELQKVKQLRLEREREKSMREQELEMLQREKEAEHFKTWAEQEDNFHLQQAKLRSKIRIRDGRAKPIDLLAKYISAEDDDLSVEMHEPYTFLNGLTATDMDDLLEDIKVYMELEQGKNVDFWRDMTTITEDEISKLRKLEASGKGPGDRREGINTSVSTDVQSVFKGKTYSQLQALYMNIENKIQSGGSNLDVGYWESLLQQVRVYMARARLRERHQDVLRQKLYKLKQEQGVESEPLFPIIKEEPENERPIPTAAESADEEPGSSQQGEDRDRRTKRLDEGEGERSGRSSPEKRKGGEEEGEKDEAPEAVLTEEDLIQQSQAEYDSGRYSPTLLQPSELPLDTHVINVEEDLQRLVLARTQLQVTGDANESAEDAFVRRAKEGMSGDEAQFSVEMPLTGKMYLWADKYRPRKPRFFNRVHTGFEWNKYNQTHYDFDNPPPKIVQGYKFNIFYPDLIDKRSTPQYFLEPCPDNKDFGMLRFHAGPPYEDIAFKIVNREWEYSHRHGFRCQFANGIFQLWFHFKRYRYRR
- the cactin gene encoding cactin isoform X1; translated protein: MGSKKHRRSRSRSRSPERSRRHVRSRSPEDRHGRNRSPVKGPRRRARSESGGSRSSGGSAGPSRHRGRESGRSSDSDREHRDTRAPSHRGSRDRDSSSGDSRNNQKKHKTKKKHKDEKSSRRRSSSSESSVERNRGRDGRSSERERRRRQSRSSSREGGRRKSRERDLDRRRRSESRSSSSSSSSADSDQGGKTTQGSSSTKEDKKKQKEMMKALETPEEKRARRLAKKEAKERKKREKMGWSEEYMGYTNADNPFGDNNLLGTFKWQKALQKKGIGHLSEKNLKERNKHIQQENRRELQKVKQLRLEREREKSMREQELEMLQREKEAEHFKTWAEQEDNFHLQQAKLRSKIRIRDGRAKPIDLLAKYISAEDDDLSVEMHEPYTFLNGLTATDMDDLLEDIKVYMELEQGKNVDFWRDMTTITEDEISKLRKLEASGKGPGDRREGINTSVSTDVQSVFKGKTYSQLQALYMNIENKIQSGGSNLDVGYWESLLQQVRVYMARARLRERHQDVLRQKLYKLKQEQGVESEPLFPIIKEEPENERPISPTAAESADEEPGSSQQGEDRDRRTKRLDEGEGERSGRSSPEKRKGGEEEGEKDEAPEAVLTEEDLIQQSQAEYDSGRYSPTLLQPSELPLDTHVINVEEDLQRLVLARTQLQVTGDANESAEDAFVRRAKEGMSGDEAQFSVEMPLTGKMYLWADKYRPRKPRFFNRVHTGFEWNKYNQTHYDFDNPPPKIVQGYKFNIFYPDLIDKRSTPQYFLEPCPDNKDFGMLRFHAGPPYEDIAFKIVNREWEYSHRHGFRCQFANGIFQLWFHFKRYRYRR